The sequence below is a genomic window from Babesia bigemina genome assembly Bbig001, chromosome : II.
GCGCACATACCGCCGCAATCTGACACGATTGAGGACACAATTCATTTACGAACATCTACGCCGACAGACAGGGCCCTAGACACCGCCGCATCGCTAAGTACGGCAGCCTCGTGTCGTACCGCGTCATCGAGGCCCGCGACCGCCGCGAAAAGCCGCATCAGATACCAAATCGTCGAGGAAACTACAAATAAAATTTTGCGACTGACGGGCGTCAGCCAGACTACACACGCTCTGCCGGACGCTCAACGCTCGTGGCGCTGTGGTGGTCTGCGTCAACGTCAGGGCGGCAGCCGTTTCCGCCGCAGCAGTGGCACATTTATGCAATATATTAACCTAACCGGACTGCAACAAGGGTCCGCGAAGCGAATGCGCGTGGAAGTCACCGCGCGTGTAAGGAGATAAGGGTCCATACATCTGTCGTACGCACGTAAATCGACGGAGGCAGCCTGCGGTTGTGGGATTCGTTATCGGCGGTATTTTATGGGCGGTTGATACCGGCTTGTGCGCTGAGATTGGTGCCTGGCGTTTGCGGAGCTCCTGCAGCCGCCTTGACACGTCCCAGACACGTCGATCGAGGTGGAGAGGTCCGCCGTCAGACTAGCGTCCGACCGATCCGAAGTGACTGGATATGCGCAGGGGGATAGTGGGAGTCGTACAGGGTGCCGGAAAACGCGCTCTGATTCTCATAACCTCTTCCCTGAAGCAGAGCTGAATGCTCTGTGACCAGAGTCAGCGAACGTCGACCGCAGCCGCTGAATTGCGTCAGGGCGCATCGCGCCGACTGGAAACGGCTCCCGCGTGTACAATCGGAGATGCTAATTGAAGGGGCATGAACACGCATCACAAGCTGATGGACGGATACAAGGCGGAGTCCTACGGCAACGATGCCGAGGACGAGATGCTGTGCCCCCTCTGCATGGAGGTTTTGGACGAAACCGACCGGAACTTCTACCCGTGCACTTGCGACTACCAGGTGTGCCTGTGGTGCCTGCACTACATCCGTACCACCATGGGCAACAAGTGCccggcgtgccggcgggaCTACGAGGAGGCGAACATGAAGTACAAGACGAGCCCGAGGGTGCCCACGACGTCGCGTTCGAGCAACCCCAAGAAGAAGCGTGAGGCTGGCGAGAAGGACGCCACGACCCGGGAGGAGCGGTCGGGCGTGCCGTCGCAGCTGAGCAACGCGAACCTGAAGGAGATGCGTGTGATCCAGCGCAACCTGGTGTACGTGGTGGGCATCCCCGCCAGGATCGCCAAGATGGAGATTCTGAAGCAGCACGAGTACTTCGGGCAGTACGGGAGGATCCAGCACATGGTCATCAACAAGAGCCAGTCGTACAACTCGCACATGAGCGGGGCGTCGTACACCGCGTACATCACGTACTCGAGGAAATCGGAGGCTGCGCTGGCCATCCAGAGCATCGACGGGTCCCAGGTCAGCGGCAGGACGCTCAGGGCCTCGTACGGCACCACCAAGTACTGCAGCTTCTTCCTCAAGGGGCTCAAGTGCACCAACATCGACTGCTTCTACCTGCACCAGTACGGGGACGAGAGCGAGCGCATATCGAAGAACGAGCTCACCAGCCTGATGCACAAGACCAGCAAGTCGGGGTTGAGTCGTACCTCGCACGGCCTCGACACCCATGCGGTGCCGAAGGGCAGGGAGGAGCACTCGGGCAGGCACCCCAACCCGCGGCGCGTGCACAGGATCCACGAAACGCTGCAGTCCGGCAAGAGGCCCGAGGGCGGCGTGGACACCTACAACGCCTACCCCGCTGGCGCAACGCACTCCGATCGCGACACGGCGTCGTGGGCGCACGTCGCCGCGGGCATGAGGGACACGGCGGCCAGCGTGCAGCCCTCCGTGCCGTACATCTACCCGCACCCCGAAGAGATGCAATTCCAGTACTCGGTGGTGGGAGAGGCGTACCCCGACGGATACGCCCACTCCTACGATCAGTACCGGCCGCAGAGAGCGAAGAGCGACTACCAGGCTGGCAAGCGTGTCAAGGCGCCGTACCAGCCGCACGAGAGCGCGCAAAACGCTGCGGCCGCAACCCCAACAGGCCAGAGTGAAGTCTTGCGCCACCTCTTCACTGAGTCTCTGATCTCCCACCTGCAGCGGTACAACCGCGGCGAGCACATTCTGTACGCCGTCGACATGCCGGCCAACCGGGGCCACCCTGCCGGGAGCCACAGCGGCCAGCAGGCCGACGGGGCACCCGCCGCCCACGACGCCGCTAACGCCGCGCAAGGCCGGATCTGGATGATGGCGGAGGACGCCAAGGCGTCAGGGGCCTACTACGTCTCCAACAGGCGCCGCCAGCTGGACTACTACAAGGGTGCGAACGACCTGTTCTTGGCTCTCGAGGGCGAAAACGCCATCGCAGGAACCACGGCCGCGCTGGA
It includes:
- a CDS encoding CCR4-NOT TRANSCRIPTION COMPLEX RELATED domain containing protein,putative; translated protein: MNTHHKLMDGYKAESYGNDAEDEMLCPLCMEVLDETDRNFYPCTCDYQVCLWCLHYIRTTMGNKCPACRRDYEEANMKYKTSPRVPTTSRSSNPKKKREAGEKDATTREERSGVPSQLSNANLKEMRVIQRNLVYVVGIPARIAKMEILKQHEYFGQYGRIQHMVINKSQSYNSHMSGASYTAYITYSRKSEAALAIQSIDGSQVSGRTLRASYGTTKYCSFFLKGLKCTNIDCFYLHQYGDESERISKNELTSLMHKTSKSGLSRTSHGLDTHAVPKGREEHSGRHPNPRRVHRIHETLQSGKRPEGGVDTYNAYPAGATHSDRDTASWAHVAAGMRDTAASVQPSVPYIYPHPEEMQFQYSVVGEAYPDGYAHSYDQYRPQRAKSDYQAGKRVKAPYQPHESAQNAAAATPTGQSEVLRHLFTESLISHLQRYNRGEHILYAVDMPANRGHPAGSHSGQQADGAPAAHDAANAAQGRIWMMAEDAKASGAYYVSNRRRQLDYYKGANDLFLALEGENAIAGTTAALDPKDIFSDSAAVEEILEKVKQHTLMLRQMSRMYAVKPQPAKAAPQQRSAEEKQPKEATEAPKTSYSHPVSTSSELQHAHEASAVAPTKAEKYVTSILFTSPQQQSQLEADIKLHEELVEGVQKLLHAQLKREQRYAKHMADLYAN